The Meles meles chromosome 12, mMelMel3.1 paternal haplotype, whole genome shotgun sequence genomic sequence ATTCAACacgtgttatggactgaatgttgaTGTCCCCCCAAAACTCATATACTGAAACCTAACCCCTGCTGTGCTGGCAGTGGTTGGTGGGCCCTTCGGGAGGTGATCAGCTCCTGAGGGTGGAGCCCCAGGAATGGGATCAGGGCCCTTGTAAGAGGCCCCAGAGAGCACCCGTGCCCCTTCTGCCCagagggcagagtgagaaggtGCTGGCCGTGACCCAGAAGGCAGACCCTCACGGGACACCAGATGCGCAGGTGGCTTGCTCGGACTGTAGCTCCCACAGCTGAGAAAGAAATACCTGCTGTTTGTAAGTTCCCTGGTGGAGAGCATTTTGTTACAGCGTCCTGCACTGGCCGAGACACAGGCTTTCTGCTTTACTTCCTCTCGCCTCCCGCCAATATGTCGGTTCCTCGAAGACACTCCTCCTGATTGTTCTCTATGATTGCACCCTCCGACCGCTCTCTTTCACTTACTCCGTTTTTTCTCCTTCAGAGTATTTACCATACAGCATATTATGgtttcgtttctttttttaatgccctGTCTCCATAAGAAGACATAAAAGTCCACGAAAGAAGGGGTTTGGCTTTGTTCATTGCTCTGTGTCCAGAACATATAATAGTTCCTGGCATGTAGGAGGCGCTCAAGGGTTAACCAGCGAAAGACCAAAATGGATCATGTCCCTCCCCCCGTTTTGAGATGGGAAAAAAGACAGGTTAGAATGCAATCCAAAGGATGTCAAGacatgggggagaagcagaaacatggaaacaggaaacaaaaaataagtccACAGAGATCAGTAATAACAATAAAAGTAAACAGACCAAACTCACTGGTGGAAACATAGAGATTGCCAAATCGGGTTTTAAAATAATCGTTATGTGCCGTTTCTGAGAGGTACCCCCTAAGTCACAGGACATGAGAAGGTTGCCAAAAATACAGCAGCTCAGAAAGTAGCAGAGACTGTCGGGGTATCTGGAGCGATACCAGACAATTTACAGGGGAAAATCAGTATTACCACACAGCCATAAAACGTTAAAAGAAACCCAAAACTCACAGTATAGTATTTAAGAACCTATACATATGCgataaatatgtaaagaaatgatCAACAGACAAGATATTTAGGTTACCCggaggcgggggtgggtgggtgaagaTTGTGATTTGCAAGGTAGGTAAAAGCTGTTCCAACTctattgatgggtttttttttttttttaattattctaggCTGGACAGTGGGCACATAGGTATTCAAtataatttcatctttatttGTTCCATGTTGAAAAGAGTTCATAACAATtagaaacctccctttccctaaTCTGATTACAAATGACTTCCAATGTAACGGAGCTGTCCAACACAGGGTCCTGTGACCGTGTAGGTCCCAGAGCCCCTTGGGGAGAAAAGCAATGGACGGGCGAGATTTGGAGCCACCTTCCAGGGAAGGTAAGAGGCTTCTTGATTTAGCAACATATTCTGCTACATAAGTGACTTAAACACAACTGCGTCCTCTGGGAGATGTGTGCGGACACTAGAAGGAACACTGAGTACGGGCGCTTGCTGTAAGGCGGATGGTCAGTGAACGCCTCAGGGTCTTCCTGGAAatgaggcagagggaacaggtgaggCCGAATGAGAGGGGGATTCCCcgccacctgcttcccccactctccaaAGCTCAGCCTTATGCCTGCACTTGGCCTGTTCTCCAAGTAATCTTGGTGTCACACCGCAGGGCTGTGACCTGACCGTGTCTGGCACATAACGGACCCTCAATCATCCGTTGGAGAGTGCTGGAAACATACTGGCATCTTGGAGGTGAACAGAGACACATCATACCAACActgcaaacaaacaaatccatTTCAGCTCTCTAGTTGGGAAGGGGCAAGATTGCACACAGGGGCACGCTGACTCGCGGCTCTCCTCTCAGGCTGTGGTGTAAACGTGCGTATCTCACAGATATGTCGTGTCCGTACGTCTCCTTATGTCGCTCAGATAAGAAACACAGAGCAAAACTGACTGAAAGCTGGCTGGTGTGCTCAGGACACTGATGTTTTAGACGTTTATATGACAACGCAAAGAGACCAttcatgttttttcttatttcctccctAGCGGTGGGGAGGGTGAGGGCGGGTTAGAGATTTTACTAAACTCCAGCTTGCAGTGCCAATCACTGACTTCTAGGGGGTTTAATTCCTGGGGCAGGGAGCGCTCTCAGGGACAGTCTCCCCAGAAGTGAGAAAGATGAGCAGGAGCGGCGCTGGCTGACCAGGAGGCTGCGCGCCCCACAGCCTCCCCGCCCAGCGCCGCTAGAACGCGCTCCGCTCTGCTGGCCACCCCAGCCCTGCTGCACCGGCAGCCGCCGCCTTCGCCGGACCCAGGCAGGTCCGCACCCTGCAGAGGCTAGTGCGCATCTGATTCCAGCCAGGAGGTGGGCGGCGACCCAGCCCTTTAGGACTCCTGCAGCCTCTGCCTGCGCTGGGACTTCTGGGGGCACAGGAGAGGCCCCCAGGGACGCGGATTTCAGCCGGCTGTTTGCTACGTCTCAGCTGCGACACAGAGGCTCTGGAGCAACCCCCCGGTCAGCCCTCAGGAAAGCGCCTGGAGAGCGATCACTTGGAATCCTTGCAAAAACTGCGAGGGGAGACCAGGCGCCGCCGGCTTGGAAGCGCGGGCAGCCCTCTCCAGGAGCTGTGCGGTGTGCTGCCGCGCGCCGGCTGTGCCCCGGAGCGACGCGGGAAGGGAGAGGTCCGAGCAACAGGTGCAGCCCAAAGCCACTCCAGGAACAAGGGAAGCGGCCAGCAGGGACCAGGGAGCGGTAAGGCGCAGAGGGGTCCCTCCACCTCTGCAGCTGCCCTGGCGGGTCTCTCTTCCAGCGGCGCCCGGGGCAGAGGGAACCCCGCGCTCTCGGCACTGGGCACTGTCACTCCCTCCTGGGAAGGTAGCATCTGGGCTCTTCGCGGACGGCCCCGCACAAAGACGGTGGCAGGAGGCTCAGCCGCAGGGTGCGTACCCATCCCGGAGCCTCAGGATCGGAAACTCGCCCTTTGCGTGCTTGGGCTGGGGACCCCCAGCGTCCTCGGGAGTCTTCCTTAGCAGGCACAGTCGCCAGCGCGCCTGGGCGCCCGCGCACCATGGAGCTAGCCGCGGGGAACCTCAGCGAGGGGAACGCAAGCGGGCCTGAGCCCCCCGCCCCAGAGCCCAGGCTGCTCTTCGGCATCGGCGTGGAGAACTTCATCACTCTGGTGCTGTTCGGCCTGATCTTCGCATTCGGCGTGCTGGGCAACAGCCTGGTGATCACCGTGCTGGCGCGCAGCAAGCCGGGCAAGCCGCGCAGCACCACCAACCTGTTCATCCTCAACCTGAGCATCGCGGACCTGGCCTACCTCCTCTTCTGCATCCCCTTCCAGGCCACGGTGTACGCGCTGCCCACCTGGGTGCTGGGCGCCTTCATCTGCAGGTTCATCCACTACTTCTTCACGGTCTCCATGCTGGTCAGCATCTTCACCCTGGCCGCGATGTCCGTGGACCGCTACGTGGCCATCGTGCACTCTCGGCGCTCCTCCTCCCTGCGGGTGTCCCGCAACGCGCTGCTGGGCGTGGGCTTCATCTGGGCGCTGTCCATCGCGATGGCCTCGCCCGTGGCCTACCACCACCGCCTCTTCCACTGGGAAGTCAGCAACCAGACCTTCTGCTGGGAGCAGTGGCCCAACCAGGGCCACAAGAAGGCCTACGTGGTGTGCACGTTTGTCTTCGGTTACCTGCTGCCGCTTCTGCTCATTTGCTTCTGCTATGCTAAGGTGGGCACATGGGGTcgctggcaggggcaggggccgaggCACGGGCGGCGGGGCACCGGCGGGGGGGCGGAGCTAGGGGCCTGGGGTAGCTCCGGCGCTGCGCCCCTCTAGGAGCCCCTTTGCCCTCACCCCCTCCAGTCTTCTGGGCACCTTGGGTTGAGaaccctcccctctgccctttgCCCTCAACGCTGCTGCCTGCCAGGGTGGATGGTGTTTGAGAGGGGGCTTGAGAAAGTCACTTGGCCTCTGGGAACCGCTGGGGAAAGTTTGCAGGTCACTTCCCCGAGGTCCCGCCTCCCCTTGCCCTCCCGCCACCACAGCCCTGGACTGTAAGTTTGTCCCTTGAGGGACccgctccctgctccctgcagaAGGATGTCCCTCAGTTTTAGCCACAGCCACGCACACCCGGGACCCGCGCGATCCAATCTGCGTGACCGGGCTGCAGCTGCAGAACCTCAGGAGCAAGGGAGGTGAGCTCCAGCCAGGTGTCTCCTCCCCCGCGCTCCCCTCTGGTGCTCAGGGGTCTCCCAAGTCCCTTTCCCAGGCTGCAAAGCTGTTCTCCTGGCAACAGAGCTTCAAACTGTGTTTTACTGGAGGCTTAAGGTTGATAAACCCCAGTGCTAAAAGACTATTTCTTCACAATATCTTGACCTTCGTCTCCGGAGAACTTTGGATGGACGGGTTTCAGTTCTGTGAAAGGGCTGCATAGACAACATGAAGTGATTCACGTCTAAGTCCCTAACTCCCCTCAGAAGTCCCCTTACTGATGCCTCTGGTCCAGCTACCTCTCCATCCTTACCAGGAAaattcctcccacctcccttcacATAGCTTGGCAGAGCTCAGCAAATTTAATAACACTGGGTTTGAAGATTATCACACTGATCAGTCTTCAGCTTTCTGGACACACTTGTTTGTGCTTGAGTAAGAATATACATTTAACCACGTGATAGCAATTCCCGGGGGTCAAGCCCAGCCCCCCAGCATATTCTGGGAGTATCATCACCATGAGGACAATATCTCTGTAGCTAACTTTTGAATTTCTTGgggttttattttcatctttctctgcctctcattCTGTCCCTGAAAACAGTGACTCTAGGGTCACTAGTAAGGAGATCACAGGGGACAATACTTACGTACATTCAATTCATAAAGTGTTTTTCTCAGCAAGAGTGTTCACTCTAGGCTCcctggtttctgttttcctctgcctCATATCATCTATGTAGAGTTATGTCTGTTTGAATGCTGAGAGTTTTGGATATTTGAAAGAATGGCCAGCATCGAAAGGTTATATATAAAGAAACACAGAGGAGATAGGACAAGATGGGGCATTTGGAAGATAGCTGTGGCTTAGCTCTTTGTGGAACTGGCTGGTGTATTCACTTAACCTTctccaaatgcaaaagaaaaagaaaaaaaatgtggttctACTAGTGCAGTGCTCAACCTGAGCAACTGTCTCACTCAGTCTACACAAGCCTGTCAGGGGTAGCACCCAGGAAAGGGTTTGGGAGGAGCAAAGCAACTGGCCCATGTTATGAAGCTGATAGATGGTTCAGGAAGAGTTTTAAGGTAGTTCAAACAGATGTAACTCTACATAGATGATATGgggcagaggaaaacagaaaccaggGAGCTGAGGGAGGACCTTGGGGGCATGAAGCTCAGGACTAGAATTGTTCTTAGAATATTTGGTGGTGAATTCATAATCACCTGAAGCAGAGCTGAAGCAtactcttctttcccttccccaaagTTTCTGGATCTTCTCGATGGAAATGACTGGGCAAACTTTTAGGAAAAATTAGGCTATATTTTTGTCATCTGAGAAGTTATGAAAGTCACACATAGGGCAAAGTTTCAAAATAGTTTAGAAAATTCCAACAAATACATGCTCATTGGGACACTTTTTACATGGAAATAGTTTGCTGTTAAGCATAActggaaatttcttttaaatttaagctAATATTTGCAGATTCACTCCAGGGCTTGAAGAAGAGCTTACGTGTCACTTTCTAGCTGCTTCTCGTTGCCTCCATCATTAAGGCAACGCTGTCCAGCCAGCGATTCTTCTTCCTCGATGTTAGGTTTGGGACTAGCTGTTTCTCTGGGTCCCAGGACTGATGACCACCACAAAAATCacaactggctgaaaagtcaccTGAGAATACACTCCCCCCGTTTTTTTAACTCGACAAGGAAATTGCATTCTAGCATTGCCTTCTACTCCCCAAACCTTATGACTGTATAGAGCAGTTTGTGCCTGACAGTCGCTGAGAAACACACTGAATGCCCAGGCTGGTGTGTGCTTGTGGTGTTTCCTTTTGCATGGGCTGaaccctccttctcttcccttggaGGGAATTCTTGTTCAGGACATCTACCATCTGACATGGGGTTAAACTCTTCACGTGCTTACCTGCCAAATTT encodes the following:
- the GALR1 gene encoding galanin receptor type 1, which produces MELAAGNLSEGNASGPEPPAPEPRLLFGIGVENFITLVLFGLIFAFGVLGNSLVITVLARSKPGKPRSTTNLFILNLSIADLAYLLFCIPFQATVYALPTWVLGAFICRFIHYFFTVSMLVSIFTLAAMSVDRYVAIVHSRRSSSLRVSRNALLGVGFIWALSIAMASPVAYHHRLFHWEVSNQTFCWEQWPNQGHKKAYVVCTFVFGYLLPLLLICFCYAKVLNHLHKKLKNMSKKSEASKKKTAQTVLVVVVVFGISWLPHHVINLWAEFGVFPLTPASFLFRIAAHCLAYSNSSVNPIIYAFLSENFRKAYKQVFKCHVRSTSPLHDGKENRSRVDTPPSTNCTHV